A stretch of the Filimonas lacunae genome encodes the following:
- a CDS encoding Ig-like domain-containing protein, with amino-acid sequence MMKLYTGRMRSYLKTFAIPLLFFCSFYMNRVSAQRVYANQVTIGTAASDHVTNPTNAISSSETSFAQLNSYGGVAVGLGSYQGTLELKFPTTVGAGVTTYVRINTDTGLLKSLLGGSLGNLLANVLGTVVLGNHYFNIQARNGATAVLSGASSTPFSADNLKLVQDVNGYYYIALTPAAAYDRIYIQDVTNAVLLGTSNSTQVYYAFYNASGSSDPCVQGFATSFDGSGLSLDALQLGNAGVRDPKNIIDTDTTNYSELGLGALAVAGSISQDVYFDNLSKADDEFHLQVQSSPALLNVGLANNITVNSYNGTTLVSTQQLNTLLGLDLVGLLNSGQKTPFIIRPGQPVNRIRLTFSSLLNANLTQTIRYYGAIRTAGKPTFGGSQSQNYTICTGGSVGLNATTSTGNEIRWYADSTSPTPLFTTSSGATYNTGALSATRSYFVAAAKIGCTYESERVRVTVTVKTIPLDPVVPAVQPVCTGRTATFAVTNPETGVTYRWYTGATGGAVLDSGVSFVTPLLTDSTTFYVEASNGTCTNTNGRTAVLVPVSKLPLVANPTPLTRQICSGRTTSFAIQNPETGVVYNWYDAATGGNLLFTGTNFVTPQLAASTNYYVEAVNASGCTNGARIQLSVTVQPSPSTPILVDPVANVNPGSAATFTIDGPIDGLAYNWYDSAAGGTLLHTGTSYTTPALSNSASFYVEAADPGGCSSLTRAMVTVNVVNDVVCGYATSQSTQNQSLCLLCAVTNGDNAIGADLGSYSTISTTVGVGGFGQLFKFGNTGYPGDSISVILEVPGQLLSATLLGGIAIQTYSGNNANGDLVFLDSAVASAQLLGTGGSGKIKVTVPAKNSFDGVAVTLAGVSAVGQLRIYAVQTYAGTPLLAPQSVLAHAGTQSGPVTTGVCVGCSITDPLLAVDGDTTTHSTITATVGVAATVGQVLKFSGNYSAGDSIQIDLEVPSQVLGAQVLGAISLETYTGNVANGDATVANSGLVKAQLLGLGGGRFRLKLAAPHSFNGIAVVLNGVANVLSNLYVYDAAVFSSRQNIVNVCTGSSAVLTVNSPVNATINWYTTAAGGSPVFTGTTYTTPPVTTPTTYYIESSRYGCVNVNRTQVNVVPNTIPDNPTLNATSVSICSGDSAKLYVTAPVGMLIKWYTTASGGTPVYTGDTLVTPALTANTSYYVESVNNGCSSTGRATAVVTVNAAPADVAVTPPSAVIGSGQTASFVASSSTPNTTFSWYAVATGGTPAFTGPNFTTPALTASTNYYLGAGGANTCSLATRLVVPVTVFTGSGVPVPCDVATTQTTAVGGLCVLCSVDSAALAVDNDASTSSELHVIAGLTNAYVQQTLGFPFTGDAGDTVAIHVTFPVGLTDISVVSSLQVASYNGATYNNDRTTVANNGLVQLQLLSGDTNGIIKFVPTQVFDRVELRMNSGLATLLSAVHVGYAQRIKAGPIVNADTVAICAGQQATLIASSPANTTFKWYSDSTGGTLLIVGATYITPALTDTTIYYAESVSNTGCAALVRKPVVVNVIPAPGAPAVTDSTVTTCAGVPATLSVQNPQAGITYSWYSNSTGGTAIFTGSSFTTPALSADTVYYVGASNGTGCISATRSMVTVVVNAGLQAPVVASDSVASCSGNATVLSVQNPQGSFTYNWYNVPVGGAVLATGASFTTPAITGDTTFYVEAVGGTNCVSPRTGVAVTLSQPPAAPVVTVNAPGAVIQAGQSASITATSATAGVTFNWFLQPSGGTAVFTGATYNTPPLTATTTYYVEAVLAGAACSTSTRTAVTITVNPGVNLACDAATSETNTVDGLCIGCGITNAGGAVDTDTATASTLNIAVGLVNAYAEQILKFPSVSTAGDTVAILLEGPPTVLAADILSGIQIQSYNGATPNGDAVSLNNGLIHIQLLGLGAGGKFIAKFVPAQPFDGIQVRATSGLVSALTSVNIYYTTRLIAPPVLTSNNPVAICSGGTTTLTATASPNATIEWYTNGVSGDSLVATGASYTTPALANTAIYYAQARRTSTNCPNLNRVQVAVLVNAAPQTPVAANDTVQVCAGKTAVLTLNGAQTGVTYNWYNASGVLGGTGTSFTTPALSTSTFYSVEAVNTGSTCVSTNRDTVNVTVNTLPVSRGIVGTNDSTVVCSGSATLQILNPDAGVTYNWYNVANGGSIVFSGTTFQTPVLTATTVYYIEAVNAAGCSTGARTAATVVVNPVLPPPTVVSNNVSVCSGSAATLQVQNAQTGAIYRWYDAPVGGNALFDGATFVTPALTANTSYFVEVISAAGCTGSSRTQVTVTVNAQPATPTLANVNVAICAGNAASFQVQNVTGGITYKWYDSATGGNLLFTGASFTTPTLAIGATYYVEATNSAGCASVARATAVVNVTPAPVTPVINGNGSSVCSGGTVALSVQTPQQNVTYNWYDAGGTLVAVGTTYTTAPLTTATVYSVDAVSAAGCSAPVRAVVTIMVNTTPAAPVIAGATNPVCSGNSAVLSVQTPQAGTVYNWYDAPTAGNLLFSGTSITTPGLTTGVTYYVGAANGGCTSGSRTQVTVTVNTRPADAVIDAAGTNICAGNPTTLTVNNVQPGLSYSWYTASSGGNLVTTGSSYTTPVLNASVTYYVEVTNGTCTGNARTTVNVTVSQSPSAPAVTGTSICSGSQATLTIASPQTGIIYRWYDAAAGGNLLMEGTTYVTSAISANTTFYVESSSAAGCAASIRTAVPVTVNTQPVTPVLVNSGVVTCSGSTATLSIQTPQPGIAYLWYDAATGGNLVFSGSTFVTPALTTNTNYYVEASSGTGCSSATRAAATVQVSNVLQPPTVSATGTTACIGQSTTLQVENAQTDLTYRWYTAGSGGLLLATGSSYTTLPLAANATYFVEVSNATCTASSRTQVNVTVVAPPSAPVIAATGRTICAGTPATLSVQSPDSRYVYNWYDLPAGGNLLFTGNTYATNVLNNSTSYYVETAVNAGCVSTTRATVAVTVNAVPDAPAVVSDNVVVCSGSAATLQVQNPVSGYTYNWYSTAAGGAVLFTGANYVLNNITSGTVYYVEAVNASSCASSTRSTVNVTVSAAPAAPAIANSTPAVCSGSMVTLTASSSVPGAVYNWYNSANSNTVIFTGSTFATGAITSDTTFYVAVSNAGGCASTDRGQTTVTIYRPLAAPVVTVDSVTSASVTFKWNAVAGAIGYEVTLDGVTFTTPNGNNGLSHTIGGLQPNQEVSIQVRAIGAQVCQTSSLSAKVSGTATNPLGNSVFIPNVFTPNNDGKNDYFTALSNNIATLEMWIYSQWGELIYHTQDRTGWNGMAGGQLQPVGVYVYIFKIKLLDGTTIDRKGSVSLVR; translated from the coding sequence ATGATGAAGCTTTACACCGGGCGGATGAGGTCTTACTTAAAAACTTTCGCAATTCCCTTGCTGTTTTTCTGTTCATTTTATATGAACAGGGTAAGCGCCCAGCGGGTTTATGCCAATCAGGTTACTATTGGCACCGCAGCGTCGGATCATGTAACCAACCCTACCAATGCTATCAGTAGCTCTGAAACTTCTTTTGCCCAGCTAAACTCCTATGGAGGGGTAGCTGTAGGCTTAGGGAGTTACCAGGGAACGCTGGAGCTGAAATTTCCAACAACAGTAGGTGCAGGTGTTACTACTTATGTGCGTATTAACACAGATACCGGTTTGTTGAAATCGTTGTTAGGAGGCAGCTTAGGTAATTTACTGGCCAACGTGCTGGGTACTGTGGTACTCGGCAATCACTATTTTAATATACAGGCGCGTAACGGAGCTACGGCGGTATTAAGTGGCGCCAGCAGTACTCCGTTTTCTGCCGACAACCTGAAACTTGTTCAGGATGTGAACGGATATTATTACATAGCGTTAACGCCTGCAGCCGCCTATGACAGAATTTATATCCAGGATGTAACCAATGCGGTATTACTGGGTACCAGCAACAGTACGCAGGTGTACTATGCCTTTTATAATGCATCAGGCAGCTCTGATCCTTGTGTACAAGGCTTTGCTACTTCCTTTGATGGTTCAGGATTAAGCCTGGATGCTTTACAATTAGGTAATGCGGGAGTACGCGATCCTAAGAACATAATAGATACAGATACTACCAATTATTCTGAACTGGGTTTAGGGGCGCTGGCGGTAGCAGGTTCTATCAGCCAGGATGTTTATTTTGATAACCTTTCTAAGGCAGATGATGAGTTTCATTTGCAGGTACAATCTTCTCCTGCGTTATTAAATGTAGGGCTGGCTAATAATATTACTGTCAATTCTTATAATGGAACAACACTGGTTTCTACCCAGCAATTAAATACTTTACTGGGATTAGATTTAGTGGGGCTTTTAAACAGTGGACAGAAAACACCTTTTATAATAAGGCCAGGTCAGCCTGTAAACAGGATTCGACTAACCTTCTCTTCTTTGCTGAATGCGAATCTTACGCAAACTATCCGCTACTACGGAGCTATCCGCACAGCGGGTAAGCCTACGTTTGGTGGAAGCCAATCACAGAATTATACTATATGTACCGGTGGTTCGGTGGGATTGAATGCCACTACTTCCACAGGTAATGAAATACGCTGGTATGCTGATTCTACCAGCCCGACCCCATTATTTACAACTTCATCTGGTGCTACTTATAATACGGGTGCTTTAAGTGCCACGCGTTCTTATTTTGTAGCAGCGGCTAAAATAGGTTGTACTTATGAAAGTGAGCGGGTAAGAGTGACTGTAACAGTGAAAACGATTCCGCTTGATCCTGTTGTGCCTGCAGTGCAACCTGTGTGTACAGGCAGGACAGCTACCTTTGCTGTAACAAATCCGGAAACGGGCGTTACTTACAGATGGTACACTGGTGCTACCGGCGGAGCTGTATTGGACTCGGGTGTAAGCTTTGTAACTCCATTATTAACAGACAGTACTACTTTTTATGTAGAAGCATCTAATGGTACGTGTACCAATACTAATGGCAGAACTGCTGTATTGGTGCCTGTGAGCAAGTTGCCTTTAGTGGCTAACCCCACACCTTTAACCAGGCAAATCTGTTCAGGCAGAACCACCTCTTTTGCGATACAAAATCCGGAAACGGGGGTTGTGTATAACTGGTATGATGCAGCTACCGGCGGAAACCTGTTATTTACGGGTACTAATTTTGTAACGCCACAGCTGGCTGCCAGCACCAATTATTATGTAGAAGCTGTAAACGCAAGTGGTTGTACAAATGGTGCACGTATTCAATTGAGTGTGACTGTGCAGCCTTCGCCTTCTACACCAATACTGGTAGATCCTGTTGCAAATGTTAATCCTGGCAGTGCTGCCACATTTACTATAGACGGACCGATAGATGGTCTTGCTTATAATTGGTATGATTCGGCTGCGGGTGGTACCTTATTACATACAGGAACCAGCTATACTACGCCAGCGCTTTCCAATAGTGCCAGCTTTTATGTAGAAGCGGCTGATCCTGGCGGATGTAGCAGTTTAACCCGTGCCATGGTTACTGTGAATGTGGTGAATGATGTAGTGTGTGGTTATGCTACTTCACAATCAACACAAAATCAGTCTTTGTGCTTATTATGTGCTGTTACCAATGGGGATAATGCCATTGGTGCTGACCTCGGCAGTTATTCTACTATTTCCACTACAGTTGGTGTAGGTGGTTTTGGCCAGCTATTCAAGTTCGGTAACACGGGATATCCGGGAGATAGTATTAGTGTAATACTGGAAGTGCCTGGTCAATTATTAAGTGCAACGCTGTTAGGAGGGATTGCTATTCAAACCTATAGTGGCAATAATGCTAATGGTGACTTAGTATTCCTGGATAGTGCTGTTGCGAGTGCGCAATTACTGGGTACTGGTGGTAGTGGTAAAATTAAAGTAACGGTACCAGCTAAAAACTCTTTTGACGGTGTAGCTGTTACACTGGCCGGAGTGAGTGCTGTTGGTCAGTTGAGGATATATGCTGTTCAAACCTATGCCGGTACTCCTTTACTGGCTCCACAATCGGTGCTTGCACATGCAGGTACACAAAGCGGACCGGTTACTACGGGTGTTTGTGTGGGTTGTAGTATTACAGATCCTTTGCTGGCTGTTGATGGCGACACTACTACTCATTCCACTATTACTGCTACGGTTGGGGTTGCTGCTACTGTTGGCCAGGTGCTGAAATTCTCTGGTAATTACAGTGCAGGTGATAGCATACAAATTGACCTGGAAGTGCCTTCCCAGGTATTAGGCGCGCAGGTGCTGGGGGCTATTTCATTAGAAACTTACACAGGTAATGTTGCTAATGGCGACGCTACTGTAGCTAATTCAGGTTTGGTAAAAGCACAGTTATTAGGATTAGGTGGAGGAAGGTTCAGATTGAAGCTGGCTGCACCGCATTCCTTTAATGGAATAGCTGTAGTGCTGAATGGTGTGGCAAACGTGCTTTCTAACTTATATGTATATGATGCGGCGGTGTTCTCTTCCCGCCAGAATATAGTAAATGTATGTACCGGTTCTTCGGCAGTTCTTACTGTGAACAGCCCTGTAAATGCCACTATTAACTGGTATACTACAGCGGCGGGTGGTTCTCCTGTATTTACCGGAACTACTTATACTACTCCTCCTGTAACAACTCCAACAACTTATTATATAGAGTCTTCACGCTATGGTTGCGTGAATGTGAATAGAACGCAGGTGAATGTTGTTCCCAATACCATTCCGGATAATCCGACCCTGAATGCTACTTCTGTGAGCATTTGTAGCGGAGATTCTGCGAAATTGTATGTGACAGCGCCTGTTGGAATGCTGATTAAATGGTATACTACTGCCAGTGGCGGTACCCCTGTGTATACAGGCGATACCCTGGTAACCCCTGCATTAACGGCTAACACCAGTTATTATGTGGAAAGCGTTAATAATGGCTGTAGCAGTACCGGACGCGCTACTGCTGTAGTGACTGTAAATGCAGCGCCTGCTGATGTGGCTGTAACGCCACCGTCGGCAGTTATTGGCAGTGGACAAACTGCCAGCTTTGTAGCCAGCTCTTCTACGCCTAATACAACCTTTAGCTGGTATGCAGTTGCAACAGGTGGTACTCCGGCGTTTACAGGTCCAAACTTTACAACGCCTGCATTAACTGCTTCCACCAATTATTATTTAGGTGCAGGCGGTGCCAATACCTGTAGTTTAGCTACACGCCTGGTAGTTCCGGTTACAGTATTTACCGGTTCGGGAGTTCCGGTACCTTGTGATGTAGCAACTACGCAAACTACTGCTGTGGGCGGTTTGTGTGTGCTGTGTTCTGTTGATTCCGCTGCACTTGCCGTGGATAATGACGCCAGCACCTCTTCTGAGCTGCATGTGATAGCTGGTTTAACCAATGCTTATGTTCAACAAACATTAGGTTTCCCATTCACTGGCGATGCGGGTGATACGGTGGCCATTCATGTTACTTTCCCTGTAGGTTTAACTGACATCAGTGTGGTGTCGTCTTTACAGGTAGCCAGCTATAATGGCGCTACTTATAATAATGACAGAACCACTGTTGCCAATAATGGCTTAGTACAACTACAGCTACTGTCTGGCGATACTAATGGTATCATTAAGTTTGTGCCAACCCAGGTATTTGACAGAGTGGAGTTGAGAATGAACTCAGGCCTTGCTACCTTATTAAGTGCTGTGCATGTTGGATATGCACAACGTATTAAGGCAGGACCTATTGTGAATGCGGATACTGTAGCTATTTGTGCAGGCCAGCAGGCTACTTTAATAGCCAGCAGCCCTGCTAATACTACATTTAAATGGTATAGCGACTCTACAGGCGGTACTCTTTTAATAGTGGGCGCTACTTATATTACTCCTGCATTAACGGATACTACTATATACTATGCAGAATCTGTAAGTAATACAGGTTGTGCTGCTCTTGTTCGTAAGCCGGTAGTAGTGAATGTGATTCCTGCTCCTGGCGCTCCGGCTGTAACAGACTCTACGGTAACAACCTGTGCGGGTGTACCTGCTACACTTTCTGTGCAAAATCCACAGGCTGGCATTACCTATAGCTGGTATAGTAACAGTACCGGAGGTACGGCTATATTTACCGGATCAAGCTTCACTACCCCTGCATTAAGTGCAGATACAGTTTACTATGTAGGCGCCAGCAATGGTACCGGTTGTATCAGTGCTACACGTTCAATGGTTACTGTAGTGGTAAATGCCGGATTACAAGCTCCTGTTGTAGCCAGTGATTCAGTAGCATCCTGCTCAGGAAATGCTACGGTATTGAGTGTACAAAATCCACAGGGCTCATTTACTTATAATTGGTATAATGTACCTGTTGGCGGTGCGGTATTAGCAACCGGAGCAAGCTTTACTACTCCGGCTATTACTGGCGATACTACTTTCTATGTAGAAGCGGTAGGTGGCACTAATTGCGTAAGCCCACGTACCGGTGTTGCTGTAACGTTGAGTCAGCCACCGGCTGCACCTGTGGTTACGGTGAATGCACCAGGTGCGGTGATACAGGCTGGACAAAGTGCTTCTATTACGGCTACTTCTGCTACTGCCGGTGTAACCTTTAACTGGTTCCTGCAGCCTTCCGGTGGTACTGCTGTGTTTACTGGCGCTACTTATAATACACCGCCTTTAACAGCTACTACTACCTATTATGTAGAGGCCGTGCTGGCTGGTGCTGCATGTTCTACTTCTACCAGAACTGCGGTTACCATTACTGTAAATCCAGGTGTGAACCTGGCTTGTGACGCTGCTACCAGTGAAACCAATACAGTAGATGGATTATGTATAGGATGTGGCATTACGAATGCTGGCGGTGCGGTGGATACAGATACCGCTACAGCTTCTACTTTAAATATTGCAGTTGGCCTGGTGAATGCTTATGCTGAACAGATACTGAAATTCCCATCTGTAAGCACGGCTGGCGATACGGTTGCTATTTTGCTGGAAGGTCCGCCAACAGTATTAGCGGCGGATATTCTGAGTGGTATACAAATACAGTCGTACAACGGCGCTACTCCTAATGGCGATGCTGTCTCTTTAAATAATGGATTAATTCATATACAACTGCTTGGACTGGGAGCAGGTGGTAAGTTTATTGCGAAGTTTGTGCCTGCCCAGCCATTTGATGGTATACAGGTAAGAGCTACCAGTGGGCTGGTAAGTGCGTTAACCAGTGTTAATATTTATTATACAACCCGGTTAATTGCTCCTCCGGTGTTAACCAGCAATAATCCGGTTGCCATATGTAGCGGCGGTACTACAACATTGACCGCAACTGCTTCTCCTAATGCCACTATTGAATGGTATACGAATGGAGTATCAGGAGATTCCCTGGTGGCTACCGGAGCTTCTTATACAACGCCTGCATTAGCCAACACGGCCATTTACTATGCGCAGGCCAGGAGAACCTCTACCAATTGTCCTAACCTTAACCGTGTGCAGGTTGCTGTGCTGGTAAATGCTGCACCGCAAACGCCTGTGGCTGCTAACGATACAGTACAGGTGTGCGCTGGTAAAACAGCGGTATTAACGCTGAATGGTGCACAAACGGGTGTTACTTATAACTGGTATAACGCCAGTGGTGTGTTGGGAGGAACCGGAACCAGCTTTACTACACCGGCTCTTTCTACTTCTACGTTCTATAGTGTAGAGGCGGTGAATACCGGTTCAACCTGTGTAAGTACGAACAGGGATACTGTGAATGTTACAGTGAATACATTGCCGGTTTCAAGAGGAATTGTGGGAACCAATGACAGTACTGTTGTTTGTTCCGGATCGGCAACTTTACAAATATTAAATCCGGATGCGGGGGTAACTTATAACTGGTATAATGTGGCCAATGGTGGCAGTATTGTATTTAGTGGTACTACCTTCCAGACACCGGTGTTGACAGCAACCACTGTTTACTATATTGAAGCTGTGAATGCAGCTGGTTGTAGCACAGGCGCCAGAACAGCGGCTACTGTGGTGGTGAACCCTGTATTGCCACCGCCAACTGTAGTAAGCAATAATGTATCTGTATGTAGCGGATCTGCTGCTACCCTCCAGGTGCAGAATGCACAAACCGGCGCAATTTACAGATGGTACGATGCGCCTGTAGGCGGTAATGCTTTGTTTGATGGTGCTACTTTTGTAACACCGGCGTTAACTGCCAATACTTCTTATTTTGTAGAAGTAATCAGCGCTGCCGGATGTACTGGTAGCAGTCGCACACAGGTTACTGTTACTGTTAACGCCCAGCCGGCAACTCCAACGCTGGCAAATGTGAATGTAGCTATTTGCGCAGGTAATGCGGCCAGCTTCCAGGTGCAGAATGTAACCGGAGGTATAACCTACAAATGGTATGATTCTGCCACAGGTGGTAACCTGTTATTTACAGGAGCCAGCTTTACCACTCCAACACTTGCTATAGGCGCTACTTATTATGTAGAGGCCACCAACAGTGCTGGTTGTGCAAGTGTGGCCAGGGCAACTGCTGTGGTAAATGTGACTCCTGCACCTGTAACTCCTGTTATTAATGGTAACGGATCTTCTGTATGTTCAGGCGGAACCGTTGCACTTTCTGTTCAAACTCCACAACAAAATGTAACCTATAACTGGTATGATGCCGGTGGTACTTTAGTAGCAGTGGGAACCACTTATACTACAGCACCATTAACTACAGCAACTGTTTATTCTGTAGATGCCGTATCGGCTGCTGGCTGTAGCGCTCCTGTTCGTGCGGTGGTTACTATTATGGTAAATACAACGCCGGCTGCTCCGGTGATTGCAGGAGCTACCAACCCGGTATGTTCTGGTAACAGCGCTGTGTTAAGTGTACAAACTCCACAGGCGGGTACTGTATATAACTGGTACGATGCACCTACAGCTGGTAACCTGCTGTTCAGCGGCACCAGCATTACTACTCCGGGATTAACTACTGGTGTTACCTATTATGTAGGAGCTGCTAATGGCGGCTGTACCAGTGGATCACGTACACAGGTGACCGTGACTGTGAATACACGTCCGGCAGATGCTGTGATTGATGCAGCCGGTACTAATATCTGTGCAGGTAATCCTACTACGTTAACTGTCAATAATGTTCAGCCAGGATTAAGCTATAGCTGGTATACTGCCAGCAGTGGCGGCAACCTGGTTACTACGGGTTCTTCTTATACCACTCCTGTATTGAATGCAAGTGTTACTTACTATGTAGAGGTAACTAATGGTACCTGTACAGGTAACGCACGGACTACGGTGAATGTAACTGTATCTCAGTCGCCTTCTGCTCCTGCAGTTACCGGAACCAGTATTTGTTCGGGAAGCCAGGCTACTTTAACCATAGCCTCACCACAAACTGGTATTATTTACCGCTGGTACGATGCAGCGGCTGGTGGTAATCTGTTAATGGAAGGAACTACTTATGTGACTTCTGCCATATCTGCCAATACTACTTTCTATGTTGAAAGCAGCAGTGCCGCAGGTTGCGCAGCAAGCATCCGTACGGCGGTTCCTGTAACAGTGAATACACAGCCTGTTACCCCTGTTCTGGTAAATAGCGGCGTAGTAACCTGCTCGGGCAGTACGGCTACCTTGAGCATTCAAACTCCACAACCTGGTATTGCTTATTTGTGGTACGATGCTGCCACAGGTGGTAACCTGGTGTTTAGTGGCAGTACGTTTGTTACACCTGCCCTTACCACTAATACCAACTATTATGTAGAGGCCAGCAGCGGCACAGGATGTTCCAGTGCAACAAGGGCTGCGGCTACTGTGCAGGTAAGTAATGTGTTACAACCACCTACTGTTTCTGCAACAGGAACTACAGCTTGTATAGGCCAGTCTACCACTTTACAGGTAGAAAATGCGCAAACGGATCTCACTTACAGATGGTATACAGCGGGTAGCGGAGGATTATTACTGGCAACAGGATCTTCTTATACAACGCTTCCGCTGGCAGCAAACGCTACTTATTTTGTAGAAGTGAGCAATGCAACCTGTACAGCAAGTTCACGTACACAAGTGAACGTAACTGTGGTTGCACCGCCTTCTGCACCGGTGATAGCTGCTACGGGACGTACCATTTGTGCAGGTACTCCGGCTACTTTAAGTGTACAAAGTCCTGATTCGAGATATGTATATAACTGGTATGATTTACCGGCAGGTGGTAATCTGCTGTTTACTGGTAATACTTATGCTACCAATGTGCTTAACAACAGCACCAGCTACTATGTGGAAACAGCTGTTAATGCTGGCTGTGTAAGCACCACACGTGCAACAGTAGCTGTAACTGTAAATGCAGTTCCGGATGCGCCGGCCGTAGTGTCTGATAATGTGGTTGTTTGTTCGGGTAGTGCTGCAACGTTGCAGGTACAAAATCCGGTATCCGGATATACTTACAACTGGTATAGTACAGCTGCTGGTGGTGCTGTACTGTTTACAGGCGCTAATTATGTGCTTAATAATATCACTTCGGGTACAGTGTATTATGTAGAGGCGGTAAATGCTTCTTCTTGTGCAAGCAGTACACGCTCTACTGTAAACGTAACCGTTTCTGCTGCTCCGGCCGCTCCGGCGATTGCCAATAGCACGCCTGCGGTATGTTCAGGAAGTATGGTAACGCTTACTGCTTCTTCTTCTGTGCCAGGTGCAGTATATAACTGGTATAACAGTGCTAACAGCAATACGGTAATATTTACCGGCAGCACTTTTGCAACAGGGGCTATTACATCTGATACTACTTTCTATGTAGCAGTATCCAATGCCGGTGGCTGCGCCAGTACGGACAGAGGCCAGACTACGGTTACCATTTATCGTCCATTGGCTGCACCTGTAGTAACAGTAGATTCTGTTACATCAGCGTCAGTGACCTTTAAGTGGAATGCGGTAGCAGGAGCTATTGGTTATGAGGTGACGCTGGATGGTGTAACCTTTACTACTCCAAACGGTAATAATGGCTTATCTCATACCATCGGAGGCTTACAGCCAAACCAGGAAGTATCTATCCAGGTGAGAGCTATAGGAGCACAGGTATGTCAAACAAGCAGCCTGTCTGCTAAGGTTAGCGGTACAGCTACCAATCCGTTAGGTAACAGCGTGTTTATTCCGAATGTGTTTACACCTAATAATGATGGTAAGAATGATTACTTCACCGCGTTAAGCAATAACATAGCAACCCTGGAAATGTGGATTTATAGCCAGTGGGGCGAGCTGATATATCATACCCAGGACAGAACGGGCTGGAATGGTATGGCGGGTGGACAGCTACAGCCTGTAGGGGTGTATGTATACATTTTCAAAATTAAACTGTTGGATGGTACCACTATTGACAGAAAAGGTTCTGTGAGCCTGGTACGTTAA
- a CDS encoding PorP/SprF family type IX secretion system membrane protein, producing the protein MRMKNNIKLLALCSMLLGTTCLKAQVDPHFSQYYAYPMWLNPALTGAIDGDYRVSANYRSQWNNIANPFSTVGLSADFVTKKNLNLGLNIMNQAAGDAGYNYLNAYASAAYTGIKFGPNGYQRLVVGLQAGLLSRRFDPAKFQFADQWNPITGYNPSNPTSEALSRNSSNVFDAGAGVLYFDSDPNKTLNTFLGVSAFHLTRPEDPFVYGKKETLPIRYAIHGGVRWVLSEALVVTPNALYMRQGNSEEKMVGAYAQFKANTFTDFLVGGYYRFQDAVTPFIGFHYEHMILGVSYDANVSKLKNLARASNAFELSLSFTGRRTRAFPSENFICPRL; encoded by the coding sequence ATGCGAATGAAAAATAATATTAAGCTGCTTGCATTGTGCAGCATGTTGTTGGGAACCACCTGTTTAAAAGCACAGGTGGACCCTCACTTCTCGCAATATTATGCATATCCTATGTGGCTGAATCCTGCTTTAACAGGTGCTATTGATGGCGATTACCGGGTAAGCGCCAATTATAGAAGCCAGTGGAATAATATTGCCAACCCTTTTTCAACTGTTGGATTATCTGCCGATTTTGTAACCAAGAAAAATCTGAATCTGGGCCTGAATATAATGAACCAGGCTGCAGGGGATGCAGGTTATAACTATCTTAATGCCTATGCCTCTGCAGCATATACCGGGATTAAGTTTGGGCCTAATGGATATCAACGTCTGGTAGTTGGTTTACAAGCCGGCTTATTGAGCAGGAGATTTGATCCTGCCAAATTCCAGTTTGCCGATCAGTGGAATCCTATTACAGGATACAATCCCAGTAATCCTACCAGTGAGGCCCTGAGCCGCAATTCTTCCAATGTGTTTGATGCGGGCGCAGGTGTGTTATATTTCGATTCTGATCCTAATAAAACTTTAAACACCTTTCTGGGAGTTTCTGCGTTTCACCTGACACGTCCGGAAGATCCTTTTGTATATGGTAAAAAGGAAACCTTGCCTATTCGTTATGCTATACATGGTGGTGTGAGATGGGTGTTGAGTGAAGCGCTTGTGGTTACACCCAATGCTTTGTATATGAGGCAAGGCAATTCGGAAGAGAAGATGGTGGGAGCGTATGCACAATTCAAGGCTAATACTTTCACTGATTTTTTAGTAGGCGGGTATTATCGCTTTCAGGATGCTGTAACTCCATTCATTGGGTTTCATTACGAACACATGATATTGGGTGTCAGCTATGATGCTAACGTGTCTAAACTAAAAAACCTGGCCCGCGCAAGCAATGCATTTGAATTGTCATTGTCCTTTACAGGAAGAAGAACAAGAGCTTTTCCCAGTGAGAATTTTATATGCCCCAGATTATAA